The Streptomyces clavuligerus genome includes a region encoding these proteins:
- a CDS encoding ABC1 kinase family protein, translating into MTLSAAGPRTRPAPPPEVPRGALLRRLGRIAATVAEGTAHQLARRLRREPAGPPGTRPSWPEECARIVERLGPAFIKFAQIASTREDVLPPRVCGALKRLHDTVEPMRTDEVHHALREHFGPDWPELLHDFSTEPLGSGSIACVYPARLADGTPVAVKLRRPGLTEVMRHDVALLCTAFDLIGRVPGLRGVPLPEMARAVGASVLRQLDLQEEATNLALLHEDLSTLEFIAVPEPVAALSGETCVVMTFVPGVRDRTEVTGLSPERRRALADQTLRAVFEMLFCTGLVHCDLHPGNLRLTPTGSVVVLDAGFVWRVPEIVRENLAVFFLNLGFRNGPRCAEAVLASAGHVGEDSAIDAFVADITRLVDRFGGTTARDFDLIEFSTELFASQRRNDIYASSEFVFPLLALLMVEETVRRLDPDVDFQGIARPIVFRAASGRPAGERRRRLEAVDEPPAAA; encoded by the coding sequence ATGACGCTCTCCGCGGCCGGCCCCCGCACCCGCCCGGCACCCCCACCGGAGGTCCCGCGCGGGGCACTGCTGCGGCGGCTCGGCCGGATCGCGGCGACGGTCGCCGAAGGGACCGCGCACCAACTGGCGCGACGGCTGCGGCGGGAGCCCGCGGGCCCGCCCGGCACCCGGCCGAGCTGGCCGGAGGAGTGCGCGCGGATCGTGGAACGCCTCGGCCCGGCGTTCATCAAGTTCGCCCAGATCGCCAGCACCCGCGAGGACGTCCTGCCGCCCCGGGTCTGCGGCGCGCTCAAACGCCTGCACGACACCGTCGAACCGATGCGGACCGACGAGGTGCACCACGCCCTCCGGGAGCACTTCGGCCCTGACTGGCCCGAGCTGCTGCACGACTTCTCCACCGAACCCCTCGGCTCGGGCAGCATCGCCTGCGTCTACCCGGCCCGCCTCGCGGACGGCACCCCCGTCGCCGTCAAACTCCGCCGACCCGGTCTGACGGAGGTCATGCGCCACGACGTCGCCCTGCTGTGCACCGCCTTCGACCTGATCGGCAGGGTCCCCGGGCTGCGGGGAGTGCCCCTGCCGGAGATGGCCCGCGCGGTCGGGGCGAGCGTGCTGCGCCAGCTCGACCTCCAGGAGGAGGCCACGAACCTGGCCCTGCTGCATGAGGACCTGTCCACCCTGGAGTTCATCGCCGTACCTGAACCCGTGGCGGCGCTGTCCGGCGAGACCTGCGTCGTCATGACCTTCGTCCCCGGGGTGCGCGACCGCACCGAGGTCACCGGGTTGAGCCCCGAGCGGCGCCGGGCCCTGGCCGACCAGACCCTGCGGGCCGTGTTCGAGATGCTCTTCTGCACCGGACTGGTCCACTGCGATCTCCACCCCGGCAATCTGCGGCTCACCCCCACCGGCTCCGTCGTCGTCCTCGACGCCGGATTCGTCTGGCGGGTCCCGGAGATCGTCCGGGAGAACCTGGCCGTGTTCTTCCTCAACCTCGGCTTCCGCAACGGCCCCCGCTGCGCCGAAGCGGTGCTGGCCAGCGCGGGCCACGTCGGTGAGGACAGCGCCATCGACGCGTTCGTGGCGGACATCACCCGCCTGGTGGACCGCTTCGGCGGCACCACCGCACGGGACTTCGACCTGATCGAGTTCTCCACGGAGCTGTTCGCCAGTCAGCGGCGCAACGACATCTACGCCTCGTCGGAATTCGTGTTCCCGCTGCTCGCGCTGTTGATGGTGGAGGAGACCGTACGACGGCTCGACCCCGATGTGGACTTCCAGGGCATCGCCCGCCCCATCGTCTTCCGCGCGGCCTCGGGCCGTCCCGCCGGAGAACGCCGCCGCAGGCTGGAAGCGGTCGACGAGCCACCGGCAGCCGCCTAG
- a CDS encoding carboxymuconolactone decarboxylase family protein produces MPHIELGNDMPGILALFAYRQDTGAVLSELSEVLLRGPSPLSRGERELIGAYVSGLNGTRFCANAHGAFAAAQLEGGESVVRSVLDQPTGAPVTARLRALLRIAAEVREEAGPVSAQALAAARAEGADDREIHDTVLIAAAFCMFNRYVDGLATDLPQDPGYYTEAAKVIVAHGYAMPQKPAEEALHA; encoded by the coding sequence GTGCCGCACATCGAACTGGGCAATGACATGCCGGGCATCCTGGCTCTCTTCGCCTACCGCCAGGACACCGGCGCCGTGCTCTCCGAACTCTCCGAGGTCCTGCTGCGCGGTCCCTCGCCGCTCAGCCGCGGGGAGCGCGAACTGATCGGCGCGTATGTCTCCGGACTCAACGGCACCCGCTTCTGCGCGAACGCCCATGGCGCGTTCGCCGCGGCCCAGCTCGAAGGGGGCGAGAGCGTGGTGAGGTCGGTGCTCGACCAGCCGACCGGCGCTCCGGTCACCGCCCGGCTGCGGGCGCTGCTGCGGATCGCGGCCGAGGTGCGGGAGGAGGCGGGCCCGGTGTCGGCACAGGCGCTGGCCGCCGCCCGCGCGGAGGGCGCCGACGACCGCGAGATCCATGACACGGTCCTGATAGCCGCCGCGTTCTGCATGTTCAACCGCTATGTCGACGGCCTTGCGACCGACCTGCCGCAGGACCCCGGCTACTACACCGAAGCGGCCAAGGTGATCGTCGCCCATGGCTATGCGATGCCGCAGAAGCCCGCCGAGGAGGCGCTCCACGCCTGA
- a CDS encoding MFS transporter, whose translation MTTEQQDGNAAASGPEWNLRAVTWLSGTQFFMFGIAIGVMTVAWAEVIRELDLSDGFFGTAHLLLPAVGLLTLLSTKRLYHRFDHRQIGIYGQLAQIGLLVMLSISTHLIGLLIAFALAGVSSALIDTAANSVFMEIETRGGRDVMNVMYAINSLGTVVSALGAGALISLGMDYRWMIALFTVTMVPVLVASFLIPFPPINRDEEAAAEEGAGPQGDIGVRKLMRNPLFRIVFVMTVLGIAVESIVQVWSVIYVDQLLNAPIVYGGAAFALFSLTMMIGRLINAWLVASLGIRTSFLISAVGTALSGALLMAAVDLWLSVLAFLLMGMAIAGVQPTCLSAATRVAPSRVNVVAAAMMLPAYSAFIATPTVYGWLSDLTSLNTAMVLVVAAGVGIGLLSLAPPVAEADRVAAAPAPAALPAQQ comes from the coding sequence GTGACGACGGAACAGCAGGACGGAAACGCCGCAGCATCCGGACCGGAGTGGAATCTGCGGGCGGTTACCTGGCTGTCCGGTACCCAGTTCTTCATGTTCGGCATCGCCATCGGTGTGATGACCGTGGCCTGGGCGGAGGTGATCAGGGAATTAGACCTGAGTGACGGCTTCTTCGGTACGGCGCATCTGCTGCTGCCCGCCGTCGGACTGCTGACGCTGCTCTCGACCAAGCGTCTGTACCACCGCTTCGACCACCGCCAGATCGGGATCTACGGCCAGCTCGCGCAGATCGGGCTGCTGGTGATGCTGTCCATCAGCACCCATCTCATCGGGCTGCTGATCGCGTTCGCCCTCGCCGGTGTCTCGTCCGCGCTGATCGACACCGCCGCGAACAGCGTGTTCATGGAGATCGAGACCCGCGGCGGACGCGATGTGATGAATGTGATGTACGCGATCAACAGCCTCGGCACAGTGGTCAGCGCACTCGGCGCGGGCGCCCTGATCAGCCTGGGTATGGACTACCGCTGGATGATCGCGCTGTTCACGGTGACCATGGTGCCCGTCCTGGTCGCCTCGTTCCTGATCCCCTTCCCCCCGATCAACCGTGACGAGGAAGCCGCCGCCGAGGAGGGCGCCGGGCCCCAGGGCGACATCGGCGTCCGGAAGCTGATGCGCAACCCGCTGTTCCGCATCGTGTTCGTGATGACCGTGCTGGGCATCGCGGTGGAGAGCATTGTGCAGGTCTGGTCGGTGATCTACGTCGACCAACTGCTGAACGCCCCCATCGTCTACGGCGGCGCGGCGTTCGCTCTCTTCAGTCTGACCATGATGATCGGCCGGCTGATCAACGCCTGGCTGGTGGCCTCGCTGGGCATCCGGACCTCGTTCCTCATCTCCGCGGTCGGAACCGCGCTCTCCGGAGCGCTGCTGATGGCCGCCGTCGACCTGTGGCTCTCCGTCCTCGCCTTCCTGCTCATGGGCATGGCCATCGCCGGTGTGCAGCCGACCTGTCTCAGCGCGGCGACCCGGGTGGCGCCCAGCCGGGTGAACGTCGTGGCGGCGGCCATGATGCTCCCCGCGTACTCCGCCTTCATCGCGACACCGACCGTGTACGGCTGGCTCTCCGACCTCACCTCGCTCAACACCGCCATGGTGCTGGTCGTGGCCGCGGGTGTCGGCATCGGGCTGCTGTCGCTCGCCCCGCCGGTGGCCGAGGCCGACCGCGTGGCGGCGGCCCCCGCCCCGGCGGCGCTGCCGGCCCAGCAGTAG
- a CDS encoding SDR family NAD(P)-dependent oxidoreductase: MTEPGPVSRVALITGASTGLGETLASHLHGLGWSLVLTARTAADLTAVADRLSGRGGTVIAVAGDVGDAAHRERLIAAADSLGRLDWLVNNASRIGVSPIRPLLDHPAEVFDEVLRTNVAAPLALAQPALPALRKSGGLVVNLSSVAAVEVFPCAGIYAASKAALDQATRVLAVEIADSGAGAVSVDPGDMRTRGYEQAEPGFDLSGVPGPEVTLPFWEWLTERSADEVNGRRYQAQSGPWEPGPR; encoded by the coding sequence ATGACGGAACCCGGCCCCGTGTCCCGTGTCGCGCTGATCACCGGTGCGAGCACCGGCCTCGGCGAGACACTCGCCTCCCATCTCCATGGACTCGGCTGGAGCCTGGTCCTCACCGCGCGCACCGCGGCCGATCTGACGGCCGTCGCCGACCGACTGTCCGGGCGGGGCGGGACCGTGATCGCGGTCGCGGGCGATGTCGGGGACGCCGCGCACCGCGAGCGGCTGATCGCCGCGGCGGACTCCCTCGGCAGGCTCGACTGGCTGGTGAACAACGCGTCCAGGATCGGTGTCAGCCCCATCCGGCCGCTGCTCGACCACCCGGCGGAGGTGTTCGACGAGGTGCTGCGGACCAATGTGGCCGCGCCCCTCGCGCTGGCCCAACCGGCGCTGCCCGCGCTGCGGAAGAGCGGCGGTCTGGTGGTGAACCTGTCCAGCGTGGCGGCGGTCGAGGTCTTCCCCTGTGCGGGGATCTACGCGGCCAGCAAGGCGGCCCTGGACCAGGCCACCCGGGTCCTCGCGGTCGAGATCGCGGACTCGGGCGCGGGCGCCGTCTCCGTCGACCCGGGCGATATGCGCACCCGGGGCTATGAGCAGGCCGAACCCGGCTTCGATCTGTCCGGGGTGCCCGGTCCCGAGGTCACCCTGCCGTTCTGGGAGTGGCTGACGGAGCGTTCCGCCGACGAGGTCAACGGACGGCGGTACCAGGCGCAGTCCGGCCCGTGGGAGCCCGGGCCCCGCTGA
- a CDS encoding helix-turn-helix domain-containing protein, with amino-acid sequence MSTDDPRPCATDRVPSAPSRTEPDGTARPDTGAHTGADTVHLIPLSRLLPADSPRLDGVDEHHIQCLAESGRELPPLLVDRATLRVVDGMHRLRAAALRGRQEIEVTYFDGSRDEAFLRAVGENIAHGLPLSLSDRKAAARRILAVRPQWSDRAVAAHAGLSGKTVSAIRRRSAEEAPRLRSAEESPHLNSRIGADGRRYPLDGSAGRLRASQLISARPDTPLRAIARDAGVSVGTAHDVRRQLFGGEEPGPGRTSGAPGPDTPEGPKSAADRLALLRSLSQDPSLQNTRTGRELLRWLHTQAVTDDDWQALTATVPAHCVDAVVELARQCAQTWQRIADDVARPKESAVERAVTSAIRSMRENLGEELTIDALAETAMFSRFHFTRVFKNMTGLSPVHFLSALRLQEAKKLLVGTELNIADISNVVGYRSIGSFSTRFKSSVGLAPVAYRRLGGFAEEINVSDGGDEPGALPLSVRGSVLPPASGPAGCVLVGLFPDPVPRGRPVRCALLDHPGAYALENVPEGTWYVLAQSVPYSRDGRDGRDGAEGGDGGGVPAVPCVGASEPVTVALHALPSPVDVQLRPVNALDPPELLALLDVRTTALRTASG; translated from the coding sequence TTGTCCACCGACGACCCGCGACCGTGCGCGACAGACAGAGTCCCGTCGGCCCCCTCCCGCACCGAGCCGGACGGAACAGCCCGGCCGGATACCGGGGCGCATACCGGGGCGGACACCGTTCACCTTATTCCCTTATCACGACTGCTGCCCGCCGACTCGCCACGCCTCGACGGCGTCGATGAACACCATATTCAATGTCTTGCCGAATCCGGCCGGGAATTACCTCCGCTGCTGGTGGACCGGGCCACCCTGCGGGTCGTCGACGGGATGCACCGCTTGCGCGCGGCGGCCCTGAGGGGCCGTCAGGAGATCGAGGTGACCTATTTCGACGGCAGTCGGGACGAGGCCTTCCTCCGCGCGGTCGGGGAGAACATCGCCCATGGGCTGCCGCTGTCGCTGTCCGACCGCAAGGCGGCGGCGCGGCGCATCCTCGCCGTCCGGCCGCAGTGGTCGGACCGCGCGGTCGCGGCACACGCCGGTCTGTCCGGAAAGACGGTCTCCGCCATCCGCAGACGCTCCGCCGAGGAAGCCCCGCGGCTGCGTTCAGCTGAGGAATCTCCGCACCTGAACAGCCGGATCGGCGCCGACGGACGGCGGTATCCGCTGGACGGCTCCGCGGGGCGGCTGCGCGCCTCCCAGCTCATCTCGGCCCGGCCCGACACCCCGCTGCGGGCGATCGCCCGCGATGCCGGGGTCTCCGTCGGAACCGCTCATGACGTACGCCGACAGCTCTTCGGCGGCGAGGAGCCGGGCCCCGGCCGGACGTCCGGCGCCCCGGGCCCGGACACCCCCGAGGGGCCGAAGAGCGCTGCGGACCGGCTCGCCCTGCTGCGAAGCCTCTCCCAGGACCCCTCCTTGCAGAACACCCGCACAGGACGGGAGCTGCTGCGCTGGCTGCACACCCAGGCCGTCACCGACGACGACTGGCAGGCCCTGACCGCGACGGTCCCGGCGCACTGCGTGGACGCCGTGGTGGAACTGGCCCGGCAGTGCGCGCAGACCTGGCAGCGGATCGCCGACGACGTGGCCCGGCCCAAGGAGTCCGCCGTCGAACGGGCCGTCACCAGCGCCATCCGCAGCATGCGGGAGAACCTCGGCGAGGAACTCACCATCGACGCCCTGGCCGAGACGGCGATGTTCAGCAGATTCCACTTCACCCGGGTGTTCAAGAACATGACCGGGCTGTCCCCGGTGCACTTCCTCTCCGCGCTGCGGCTCCAGGAGGCGAAGAAGCTCCTCGTCGGCACGGAGCTGAACATCGCCGACATCAGCAATGTCGTCGGCTACCGGAGCATCGGGAGCTTCAGCACCCGTTTCAAGAGCTCGGTCGGTCTGGCCCCGGTCGCCTATCGCCGCCTCGGCGGATTCGCCGAGGAGATCAACGTCTCCGACGGCGGGGACGAGCCGGGCGCCCTGCCGCTGTCGGTCCGGGGCAGTGTCCTCCCCCCAGCGAGCGGACCGGCCGGATGTGTCCTCGTCGGGCTGTTCCCCGACCCCGTGCCGCGGGGGCGGCCGGTGCGCTGCGCCCTGCTGGACCACCCGGGCGCGTACGCGCTGGAGAACGTGCCCGAGGGCACCTGGTATGTGCTGGCGCAGTCCGTCCCGTACAGCAGGGACGGCAGGGACGGCAGGGACGGCGCCGAGGGCGGGGACGGGGGCGGCGTGCCCGCCGTACCCTGCGTCGGGGCCTCCGAGCCGGTCACCGTGGCCCTGCACGCGCTGCCGAGCCCGGTGGACGTCCAGCTCCGCCCGGTGAACGCGCTCGACCCGCCGGAGCTGCTGGCGCTGCTGGACGTCCGGACCACGGCGCTCCGCACCGCGTCCGGCTGA
- a CDS encoding DUF1428 family protein, whose translation MYLVVYLHRVPRSREEVFRAVVHRANEVFRRHGAIGATLLEMSDPRAKYGCSGLLDGVDLTPDEVLYVELNHFHDRAHFEEVMPKVDIDPELEELYKTFVETLDTSRILRGEFSTVFELFNPAERERYQQTPHAQWEPAHQE comes from the coding sequence GTGTATCTCGTCGTGTACCTGCACCGGGTACCCCGATCGCGCGAGGAAGTCTTCCGCGCCGTCGTCCACAGGGCCAACGAGGTATTCCGGCGCCATGGCGCCATCGGCGCCACCCTGCTGGAGATGAGCGACCCGAGGGCGAAGTACGGATGCTCAGGACTCCTGGACGGTGTCGATCTGACGCCGGACGAGGTGCTGTACGTCGAACTCAACCATTTCCACGACCGCGCGCACTTCGAAGAGGTGATGCCGAAGGTCGATATCGACCCGGAACTCGAAGAGCTCTACAAGACCTTTGTGGAGACGCTGGACACCAGCCGCATTCTGCGCGGCGAGTTCAGCACTGTGTTCGAACTGTTCAACCCCGCCGAGCGCGAGCGATATCAGCAGACCCCGCACGCTCAGTGGGAACCTGCCCATCAGGAGTAA
- a CDS encoding crotonobetainyl-CoA--carnitine CoA-transferase: MKREYGQFCGLAAGLDIVGERWTLLIVRELLIGPARFNALLENLPGIGPNLLTDRLRMLTEHGLAEQAAVVGDGRARLYRLTEAGEELRGPVLALARWGLRFLDESDSTGATRAEWGFLAVQAMIVENEVPDLDEVYEFKVGEQIFQILVRGGVVTFERGPVAEPALTIECEAGTFIRVGAKTLSPFEAIATGDVRIKGEPEAVLRCSRMLGLT; this comes from the coding sequence ATGAAGCGTGAGTACGGACAGTTCTGCGGGTTGGCCGCAGGTCTGGACATCGTGGGCGAGCGGTGGACCCTGCTGATCGTGCGGGAGCTGCTGATCGGCCCGGCCCGCTTCAACGCCCTGCTGGAGAACCTGCCCGGCATCGGGCCGAATCTGCTCACCGACCGGCTGCGGATGCTCACCGAGCACGGCCTCGCCGAGCAGGCGGCGGTGGTCGGCGACGGCAGGGCCCGGCTCTACCGGCTCACCGAGGCCGGGGAGGAGCTGCGCGGCCCGGTGCTCGCCCTCGCCCGCTGGGGCCTGCGCTTCCTCGACGAGTCCGACAGCACCGGGGCGACCCGCGCCGAGTGGGGTTTCCTCGCCGTGCAGGCGATGATCGTCGAGAACGAGGTCCCCGACCTCGACGAGGTCTATGAGTTCAAGGTCGGCGAGCAGATCTTCCAGATCCTGGTCCGCGGCGGCGTGGTGACCTTCGAGCGCGGCCCGGTCGCGGAGCCCGCGCTGACCATCGAGTGCGAGGCGGGCACCTTCATCCGGGTGGGGGCGAAGACGCTGTCCCCCTTCGAGGCGATCGCCACGGGCGATGTACGGATCAAGGGCGAGCCGGAGGCCGTACTGCGGTGCTCCCGGATGCTGGGCCTGACCTGA